A single genomic interval of Caretta caretta isolate rCarCar2 chromosome 23, rCarCar1.hap1, whole genome shotgun sequence harbors:
- the LOC125628440 gene encoding LOW QUALITY PROTEIN: olfactory receptor 1B1-like (The sequence of the model RefSeq protein was modified relative to this genomic sequence to represent the inferred CDS: inserted 2 bases in 2 codons; deleted 1 base in 1 codon), whose protein sequence is MGCENGSEISEFILLGLSSRPGPQPFLTLLFLLLYVAGILGNSLMVALTTVDPRFHSPMYSLLRSLSLVDVGLLSVTVPQXLAQFFFFYLFGVSNALLLVATALDHYVAIGDPLRYPAVMSPPVCRRLVASWLGLAALHAGLLLRLSHRGGNRLPHVFCDHQPLLRLFCSPTRVNEAAIFFDCGLVILGPFLFIXGSHLTTVALFYGAIVGVYFQPRASYSAPRGAVFSVTYTVITPAAKLFVYSLHNKDVRGL, encoded by the exons ATGGGTTGTGAGAACGGCAGCGAAATCTCCGAGTTCATCCTGCTGGGCCTGTCGTCCCGCCCGGGGCCTCAGCCCTTCCtcaccctcctcttcctcctgctctaCGTGGCCGGCATTCTGGGCAACTCCCTGATGGTGGCTCTCACCACGGTGGACCCCCGGTTCCACAGCCCCATGTACTCCCTCCTCCGTAGCCTGTCGCTGGTGGATGTGGGCCTGCTCTCGGTCACCGTGCCCC GCCTGGCCCAGTTCTTCTTCTTCTACCTCTTCGGCGTCTCCAACGCATTGCTCTTGGTGGCCACGGCCCTGGACCACTACGTGGCCATCGGCGACCCG CTGCGCTACCCGGCCGTGATGAGCCCCCCGGTCTGCCGGCGCCTGGTGGCCTCCTGGCTCGGCCTGGCCGCCCTCCACGCCGGGCTGCTGCTGAGACTCAGCCACCGCGGCGGGAACCGGCTGCCCCACGTCTTCTGCGACCACCAGCCCCTGCTGCGCCTCTTCTGCTCCCCGACACGGGTCAACGAGGCGGCCATCTTCTTCGACTGCGGCCTGGTCATCCTGGGACCCTTCCTCTTCA ACGGCTCCCACCTCACCACGGTGGCTTTGTTCTATGGGGCGATCGTCGGGGTCTacttccagcccagggccagctACTCGGCCCCCCGGGGGGCTGTCTTCTCCGTCACGTACACCGTCATCACCCCGGCCGCCAAGCTCTTCGTCTACAGCCTGCACAACAAGGATGTCCGGGGGCTCTGA
- the LOC125628441 gene encoding olfactory receptor 1E5: protein MGPRNGTSISEFVLLGLASCPATRRLLFPLFLGTYLATLLGNLLVALLIRRDPRLHRAPMYFFLAHLSLADVGFTSAAAPTTLGTLAFGSRAVPYAACLAQNYIFIAFGVLENFLLAVMAYDRYLAVCRPLRYTAVMSPGRRWGLVGASWGLALLHALLHTLLLACLPFAARPRLRHFFCDLRQLLALASGDTWPNHAAILAEGSLAVLGPLLLVAGSYGRVVATLARLPAARGWRRALSTCGAHLATVALFYGTVIGLFLRPAGSYAPWRDMVATLLYSTVSPLLNPFIYSLRNQEMRGALWRALGRGPAPLGA, encoded by the coding sequence ATGGGACCGAGGAACGGGACCAGCATCTCCGAGTTCGTCCTGCTGGGCCTCGCCTCCTGCCCAGCCACGCGCCGtctgctcttccccctcttcctggGCACCTACCTGGCCACCCTCCTGGGCAACCTGCTGGTGGCCCTGCTGATCCGCCGGGACCCCCGCCTGCACCGggcccccatgtacttcttcctggccCACCTCTCACTGGCCGACGTGGGCTTCACCTCGGCCGCAGCCCCCACGACGCTGGGGACCCTGGCATTCGGGAGCCGGGCAGTGCCTTACGCCGCCTGCCTGGCCCAGAACTACATCTTCATCGCCTTCGGGGTGCTGGAGAACTTCCTACTGGCCGTCATGGCCTACGACCGCTACCTGGCCGTCTGCCGCCCGCTGCGTTACACCGCCGTGATGAGCCCCGGGCGCCGCTGGGGGCTGGTGGGCGCCTCCTGGGGGCTGGCCCTGCTCCACGCCCTGCTCCACACTCTGCTCCTCGCCTGCCTGCCCTTCGCCGCCCGCCCCCGCCTCCGCCACTTCTTCTGCGACCTGCgccagctcctggccctggccagcGGAGACACCTGGCCCAACCATGCCGCCATCCTGGCCGAGGGCAGCCTGGCCGTGCTGGGGCCGCTGCTCCTGGTGGCCGGCTCCTACGGGCGCGTCGTGGCCACCCTGGCCCGGCTGCCTGCCGCCCGGGGCTGGCGCCGGGCCCTCTCCACCTGCGGGGCCCACCTGGCCACGGTGGCCCTGTTCTACGGCACCGTCATCGGGCTTTTCCTCCGGCCGGCCGGCAGCTACGCCCCCTGGCGGGACATGGTGGCCACCCTGCTCTACTCCACCGTCTCGCCCCTCCTCAACCCCTTCATCTACAGCCTCCGCAACCAGGAGATGAGGGGGGCTCTCTGGCGGGCGCTGGGGAGGGGGCCGGCACCCCTGGGAGCCTAG